One Mesorhizobium loti genomic window carries:
- a CDS encoding glucosamine--fructose-6-phosphateaminotransferase, with amino-acid sequence MCGIVGIVGHSQVVPLIVDALKRLEYRGYDSAGVATIERGELARRRAEGKLINLERRLKEEPLDGTIGIGHTRWATHGVPNETNAHPHFSDGVAIVHNGIIENFAELRDELVRDGYSFSSQTDTEVVAHLVARELARGLKPVEAAHQALKRLEGAFALAIMFKGDEDLIVGARNGPPLAVGHGDGEMFLGSDAIALAPFTNSITYLEDGDWAVVRRDSVAIFDIDGKKVERKRQQSLSTSFMVDKGNRRHFMEKEIHEQPEVISHTLAHYVDFVSGVSKPLDLPFDFAKIGRLAISACGTAYLAGLIGKYWFERYARLPVDIDVASEFRYREMPLSANDAAFFISQSGETADTLASLRYCRKAGMKIGAVVNVRESTMARESDVVLPTLAGPEIGVASTKAFTCQLSVLASLAVRAGVARGTISKDEEKTLVRALSEAPRYANQVLKLEEQIERIARELSRYKDVLYLGRDTNFPLAMEGALKLKEISYIHAEGYAAGELKHGPIALIDENMPVIVIAPHDRIFEKTVSNMQEVAARGGKIILITDAKGAAHSSVKTMETIILPDVPEIISPIIYALPIQMLAYFAAVFMGTDVDQPRNLAKSVTVE; translated from the coding sequence ATGTGCGGCATCGTTGGGATCGTCGGCCACTCGCAGGTTGTGCCGCTTATCGTCGATGCGCTGAAGCGGCTCGAATATCGCGGCTATGACTCGGCCGGCGTCGCCACCATCGAGCGTGGTGAGCTTGCCCGCCGCCGCGCCGAAGGCAAGCTGATCAACCTTGAGCGCCGGCTCAAGGAGGAGCCGCTCGATGGCACGATCGGCATCGGCCACACCCGCTGGGCCACCCATGGCGTGCCCAATGAGACCAATGCGCATCCGCATTTTTCCGATGGGGTCGCCATCGTCCACAACGGCATTATCGAGAACTTTGCCGAACTGCGCGACGAGCTGGTCCGCGACGGCTATTCCTTCTCGTCGCAGACCGACACCGAAGTCGTCGCGCATCTGGTGGCGCGCGAACTCGCCAGGGGGCTGAAGCCGGTCGAGGCCGCGCACCAGGCGCTGAAGCGGCTGGAAGGCGCCTTTGCGCTGGCCATCATGTTCAAGGGTGACGAAGACCTGATCGTCGGCGCCCGCAATGGCCCGCCGCTGGCTGTCGGCCATGGCGATGGCGAGATGTTCTTGGGATCGGACGCCATCGCGCTGGCGCCATTCACCAATTCGATCACCTATCTCGAAGACGGCGACTGGGCGGTGGTGCGCCGCGACAGCGTCGCCATCTTCGACATTGACGGCAAGAAGGTCGAGCGCAAGCGCCAGCAGTCGCTGTCGACCTCCTTCATGGTCGACAAGGGCAACCGGCGCCATTTCATGGAGAAGGAAATCCATGAACAGCCCGAGGTGATCTCGCACACGCTGGCGCATTATGTCGACTTCGTCTCCGGCGTCTCGAAGCCGCTCGACCTGCCATTCGACTTTGCCAAGATTGGCCGGCTGGCGATCTCGGCTTGCGGCACCGCCTATCTGGCCGGCCTGATCGGCAAATACTGGTTCGAGCGCTATGCAAGGCTGCCGGTCGACATCGATGTCGCCTCGGAGTTCCGCTATCGCGAGATGCCGCTGTCGGCCAACGACGCCGCTTTCTTCATCTCGCAATCGGGCGAGACCGCCGACACGCTGGCCTCGCTGCGTTATTGCCGCAAGGCCGGCATGAAGATCGGCGCCGTCGTCAATGTGCGGGAATCGACCATGGCGCGCGAATCCGACGTCGTGCTCCCGACACTGGCCGGCCCCGAGATCGGCGTCGCCTCGACCAAGGCTTTTACCTGCCAGCTCTCGGTGCTGGCGTCACTCGCCGTGCGCGCCGGCGTGGCGCGCGGTACGATTTCGAAGGATGAGGAAAAGACCCTGGTGCGCGCGCTTTCGGAAGCGCCGCGCTATGCCAACCAGGTGCTCAAGCTCGAAGAGCAGATCGAGCGCATCGCGCGCGAACTGTCGCGTTACAAGGATGTGCTCTATCTCGGCCGCGACACGAATTTCCCGCTGGCCATGGAAGGCGCGCTGAAACTCAAGGAAATCTCCTACATCCACGCCGAGGGCTATGCCGCCGGCGAATTGAAGCACGGGCCGATCGCGCTGATCGACGAGAACATGCCGGTGATCGTGATTGCGCCGCATGACCGCATTTTCGAGAAGACCGTGTCGAACATGCAGGAAGTGGCGGCACGCGGCGGCAAGATCATCCTGATCACCGACGCCAAGGGCGCGGCACACTCAAGCGTGAAGACGATGGAGACGATCATCCTGCCGGACGTGCCGGAAATCATCTCGCCGATCATCTACGCGCTG
- a CDS encoding rhiziobicin secretion ABC transporter RspE — MSDATMGLFAPIDDGSRGGEANSAEARDGIRANLILGAAVTVMLIAGGGLWLGLTKIAGAVIAPATVVVESNIKKVQHLTGGTIGGIFAQDGDHVRAGDVVARLDDTLTRANLQIISQDLDRATVRLARLEAERQGLPEMQLPSSLQTRMGDPELAALVNGERTLFESRATALTGQKAQLQSRSKQLERQIDGLKAQQAAEDQSVVLLDGDLTDVQALYTKKLVSKERLSNIRLDATRAHGESGRLAAAVAEAQARISETELQILQLDEQRRSEVTSELRETEAKQTELSERKVVAQDELTKTNIRAPQSGTVQESSIHTIGGVIAPGEVIMMIVPDADNLVVDALIPPSRIDDVRPGQHVSIRFPAFDAGTTPACEGSVKRISADLIKDQQKQLSYFSARINVENKAACLTDAKVLKPGMPAEVHISTDERSVWSYLLKPLTDQMSRAFRQ; from the coding sequence GTGTCTGACGCGACGATGGGTTTATTTGCTCCGATCGACGATGGGAGCCGAGGGGGCGAGGCGAATTCGGCCGAGGCGCGGGATGGTATCAGGGCCAACCTGATCCTGGGCGCGGCGGTCACCGTCATGTTGATTGCCGGCGGCGGGCTTTGGCTCGGCTTGACCAAGATCGCCGGCGCGGTGATTGCGCCTGCCACCGTGGTGGTCGAAAGCAACATCAAGAAAGTCCAGCACCTGACCGGCGGCACGATCGGCGGCATCTTCGCGCAAGATGGGGATCACGTGCGGGCCGGCGATGTGGTGGCCAGGCTGGACGACACGCTGACGCGGGCCAACCTGCAAATAATCAGTCAGGATCTTGATCGCGCAACCGTCCGGCTTGCGCGGCTGGAGGCCGAGCGACAGGGGCTGCCGGAAATGCAGCTTCCGTCCAGCCTTCAAACACGGATGGGCGACCCGGAATTGGCTGCACTGGTGAACGGGGAGCGTACCCTGTTCGAAAGCCGCGCAACGGCGTTGACGGGGCAGAAGGCACAATTGCAAAGCCGTTCAAAGCAACTCGAACGCCAGATCGATGGCCTCAAGGCGCAGCAGGCCGCGGAAGACCAGTCCGTGGTCCTGCTGGACGGAGATCTTACCGATGTCCAGGCGCTTTATACAAAGAAGTTGGTGTCCAAGGAGAGACTGAGCAACATCAGATTGGATGCCACCCGGGCGCACGGAGAATCAGGACGCCTCGCGGCGGCGGTCGCTGAGGCACAGGCCCGGATCAGCGAGACCGAATTGCAGATTCTTCAGCTTGATGAACAAAGGCGCAGTGAAGTAACGAGCGAGCTTCGTGAAACGGAAGCCAAGCAGACCGAACTCAGCGAGCGCAAGGTCGTCGCGCAAGACGAATTGACCAAAACCAACATCCGCGCTCCACAATCGGGAACGGTGCAGGAATCCTCCATCCACACGATCGGCGGCGTGATCGCTCCTGGGGAAGTGATCATGATGATTGTACCCGACGCCGACAACCTCGTCGTCGACGCGCTAATCCCCCCATCGCGCATAGACGACGTTCGTCCAGGTCAGCACGTCTCGATCCGGTTTCCGGCTTTCGATGCCGGCACCACGCCGGCTTGCGAGGGATCGGTCAAGCGCATCTCGGCGGATCTGATCAAGGATCAGCAAAAACAGCTTTCGTATTTCTCGGCGCGTATCAATGTCGAGAACAAGGCAGCCTGCCTGACCGATGCCAAGGTGCTCAAACCAGGTATGCCGGCAGAGGTCCACATAAGCACCGACGAACGCAGCGTCTGGTCTTATCTGCTGAAGCCTCTCACGGATCAGATGTCCAGGGCCTTCCGCCAATGA
- a CDS encoding rhiziobicin secretion ABC transporter RspD, with product MSSGGMRSPDLRGAMLDAVPALVGVGVFSAVINILALTGSVYMLQVYDRVLPSQSVPTLVGFTIGMLGLYAVYGLLDFVRLRLLVRIGNRLHKKLQQRVFGLSLSLPLIGGQDANRIHPLRDLDQLRGFLSGLGPTVIFDAPWIPFYLLIIYFLHPALGLLATSGAIVVVLLTVIAEVLGRSSAARASETMVSQRNLADSGRRNAEVVRAMGLSGRLARRWSEINQAYLSHQERLSDIVGATGALSRALRMALQSCVLGLGAYLVIGGEASPGVIIASSILLGRSLAPVDAAMANWRGFVAFRQSYSQLAAALTAFGSQGELMELPRPQAMLAVEEVTIAPPGQQKPTVANVSFSLSGGTGMAIVGPSGSGKTTLVRALVGVWQPLRGTVRLDEASLDQWGHEQLGAHIGYLPQDVELFDGTVADNISRFGGKGDAKGVLAAARAAGVDKMIMRLPNGFQTRVGEGGAALSAGQRQLVGLARALYGDPFLVVLDEPNSNLDVDGDTALAGAILGVRRRGGIVIVVAHRPSALTNIDKVLVMANGTLHSFGSREEVLANVIRPFPSPAERPAAVVPMHKGVSGHA from the coding sequence ATGAGTTCCGGTGGGATGCGCTCGCCCGATCTACGTGGCGCCATGCTTGACGCTGTGCCCGCGCTGGTAGGCGTTGGTGTGTTCTCGGCGGTCATAAACATTCTCGCTTTGACCGGCTCCGTCTATATGCTGCAAGTCTACGACCGCGTTCTGCCTTCACAGAGCGTTCCGACGCTTGTCGGATTTACGATCGGAATGCTGGGCCTTTACGCGGTCTACGGGTTGCTTGATTTCGTGCGGCTTCGCCTCCTGGTTCGAATCGGCAATCGTCTCCATAAGAAGCTGCAGCAAAGGGTCTTCGGCCTCTCACTGTCCTTACCGCTCATCGGCGGCCAGGATGCGAACCGGATACATCCGCTTCGTGATCTCGACCAGTTGCGCGGTTTCCTTTCAGGATTGGGGCCGACCGTCATCTTCGACGCACCGTGGATACCGTTTTATCTGCTGATCATTTACTTCCTGCATCCAGCGCTCGGTCTCTTGGCAACGAGCGGTGCGATTGTTGTCGTGCTGCTCACGGTGATCGCGGAAGTCCTTGGTCGCTCATCCGCGGCGCGCGCGTCCGAGACAATGGTTTCGCAACGCAATCTTGCCGATTCCGGCCGCCGCAATGCGGAGGTTGTGCGCGCGATGGGCCTTTCCGGGCGGCTTGCCCGCCGTTGGAGCGAGATCAATCAGGCATATCTCTCGCACCAGGAGCGGCTTTCCGACATCGTCGGCGCCACCGGTGCCCTCTCGAGGGCGCTGCGGATGGCCCTGCAGTCCTGCGTTCTAGGACTGGGCGCCTATCTCGTGATCGGAGGAGAAGCGTCCCCAGGTGTGATCATAGCATCCTCCATATTGCTGGGCCGCTCGCTGGCCCCGGTTGACGCGGCGATGGCCAACTGGCGAGGCTTCGTGGCGTTCCGTCAGAGCTATTCCCAACTGGCAGCGGCGCTGACCGCCTTTGGTAGCCAAGGCGAACTCATGGAATTGCCGCGGCCGCAGGCGATGCTTGCGGTCGAGGAAGTCACGATAGCTCCGCCAGGCCAGCAAAAACCGACCGTAGCCAATGTCAGCTTCAGCCTGTCTGGAGGAACGGGCATGGCCATTGTCGGGCCAAGCGGTTCCGGCAAAACGACGCTTGTGCGCGCGCTGGTGGGCGTGTGGCAGCCGCTTCGCGGAACGGTCAGGCTGGACGAAGCCTCGCTCGACCAATGGGGCCATGAGCAGCTTGGCGCTCATATCGGTTACCTGCCGCAAGACGTCGAACTGTTTGATGGAACGGTTGCCGATAACATTTCGCGATTTGGCGGTAAGGGCGATGCCAAGGGCGTTCTGGCAGCCGCCAGGGCCGCGGGTGTCGACAAGATGATCATGCGATTGCCGAATGGGTTTCAAACACGCGTCGGCGAGGGAGGGGCAGCCCTGTCGGCCGGACAGCGGCAACTCGTCGGGCTTGCCAGGGCACTTTATGGCGACCCGTTTCTTGTCGTCCTCGACGAGCCGAATTCAAACCTGGATGTCGATGGCGATACCGCCCTGGCCGGCGCGATCCTGGGCGTGCGCCGACGTGGGGGCATCGTCATCGTTGTTGCTCACCGTCCTTCTGCCCTCACCAATATCGACAAGGTGCTCGTCATGGCGAATGGGACGCTTCACTCCTTTGGCTCCCGCGAAGAGGTCCTGGCTAACGTTATCCGGCCTTTCCCTTCGCCTGCTGAACGGCCGGCGGCGGTTGTCCCGATGCATAAAGGGGTGAGCGGTCATGCGTGA
- a CDS encoding N-methyltransferase-like protein, which produces MSNDYRASHCAPGYGAHYNKTHESGYYGALWEKIEKPLILDVLRPMGGAGRKCLDFACGTGRIANVAARLFGEVVGADISRPMLDCAQVPPNVRLRHIDMTREPLGETFDVVTAFRFFLNAEDQLKSDALKAINEHLKDGGRLVCNVHMNATSPVGLVCRLLNRLSGRTIRHTLSTTAFKELLTASGFRVEEMIPYGYLPRPGNLLPGVCGALIEPFEKVSRTLRVPGQLAQHFLVVAKKR; this is translated from the coding sequence GTGTCGAACGACTACAGAGCCAGCCATTGCGCGCCAGGCTACGGCGCGCATTACAACAAAACACATGAGTCCGGCTACTATGGCGCGCTTTGGGAGAAAATCGAAAAGCCGCTGATCCTGGACGTTCTGCGCCCAATGGGCGGAGCCGGCCGAAAGTGCCTTGATTTCGCATGCGGAACAGGTCGCATCGCCAACGTGGCAGCCCGGCTCTTCGGCGAGGTGGTGGGCGCCGACATTTCCAGACCCATGCTCGACTGCGCGCAAGTTCCGCCCAATGTGAGACTGCGTCACATCGATATGACGAGGGAGCCTCTCGGCGAGACCTTCGACGTCGTAACGGCATTTCGCTTCTTCCTGAACGCAGAGGATCAACTGAAGTCGGACGCGCTGAAGGCAATAAATGAGCATCTGAAAGACGGCGGGCGACTCGTGTGCAATGTTCACATGAATGCGACTTCACCCGTCGGCCTGGTTTGCCGGCTGCTCAATCGGTTGTCTGGACGCACAATTCGCCACACGCTGAGCACAACGGCGTTCAAGGAGCTCCTGACCGCGTCGGGCTTCCGTGTCGAGGAGATGATACCTTACGGCTATCTGCCGCGGCCGGGAAACCTGTTGCCAGGGGTCTGTGGAGCGTTGATCGAGCCCTTCGAGAAGGTGTCCAGAACTCTTCGCGTTCCTGGACAACTGGCGCAGCATTTCCTGGTTGTTGCGAAGAAGCGCTAA
- a CDS encoding exopolysaccharide production protein EXOF, whose protein sequence is MAFTKRTVLAAVAVMSLTSMAIAGGAEPYQLSPGDTVEIGIAPIPDRTQRAVVQMDGNIALPEVGMIMVAGLTASQLQTRMQALLPTKIFHVRLPDGREQMVVVKPDDVTAIIAEYRPIYVMGDVLTPGQQAYRPLMTVRQALAVSGGFSLLRSRAGQTGPDPVDLRRDYETLWGDYTKDYFHAARIRAELQGQADFDKQTPQGSPLSPSVGAAIAQAEADGLKIALSDFQQEQAFLEKGEKDAADQIEVLQKREQVEAESVKADQEDLAKVTKAFDAGNLTNNRLADVRRALLLSSSGALQTTVELMRARRQQEDYVRQHERNDNQKKIALLTDLKDTNARLADVTARLHAVSEKLQPTGASTQPLPIAGETIQAQVTIVRKIGDEWRKLSADEDTVVMPGDTVEARFNSDLQSAAIQ, encoded by the coding sequence ATGGCCTTCACTAAACGAACTGTTCTTGCCGCGGTTGCCGTGATGTCCCTGACATCGATGGCCATCGCAGGCGGCGCCGAGCCCTATCAACTGTCACCTGGCGATACCGTCGAGATAGGGATAGCGCCGATCCCCGACCGAACCCAGCGCGCCGTGGTCCAGATGGATGGCAATATCGCCCTTCCCGAAGTCGGGATGATCATGGTCGCAGGCCTGACGGCGTCTCAATTGCAGACGCGCATGCAAGCGCTTTTGCCGACCAAGATCTTCCATGTGCGTCTGCCCGATGGACGCGAGCAGATGGTTGTCGTCAAGCCGGACGACGTGACTGCCATCATCGCGGAGTATCGTCCGATCTATGTGATGGGCGACGTGCTTACCCCGGGACAACAGGCCTATCGTCCGCTCATGACCGTGCGGCAGGCGCTTGCCGTCTCCGGCGGCTTCAGCCTTTTGCGGTCACGGGCAGGCCAGACAGGCCCCGATCCGGTTGATCTCAGGCGCGACTACGAGACACTTTGGGGGGATTACACCAAAGACTATTTTCACGCCGCCCGTATCCGCGCCGAACTTCAGGGGCAGGCGGATTTCGACAAGCAGACGCCGCAGGGATCACCCCTGTCGCCCAGCGTCGGAGCCGCGATCGCCCAGGCTGAAGCGGACGGGCTGAAGATTGCGCTGAGCGATTTCCAGCAGGAGCAGGCTTTTCTCGAGAAGGGCGAGAAGGATGCGGCCGATCAAATCGAGGTTTTGCAGAAGCGCGAACAGGTCGAGGCCGAGAGCGTGAAGGCGGACCAGGAAGACCTGGCGAAAGTAACCAAGGCGTTTGACGCAGGCAATCTGACCAACAACCGTCTCGCCGATGTCAGGCGCGCCTTGCTTCTGTCGTCGAGCGGTGCGCTGCAAACCACGGTCGAGCTTATGAGAGCGCGGCGCCAGCAGGAGGACTATGTCAGGCAGCACGAACGCAATGACAATCAAAAGAAGATTGCCTTGCTGACGGATCTGAAGGACACCAACGCGCGGCTGGCGGATGTCACCGCCAGGCTCCACGCCGTCAGCGAGAAGCTGCAACCGACCGGTGCATCCACCCAGCCATTGCCGATTGCCGGCGAAACGATCCAGGCTCAGGTCACGATCGTCCGCAAGATAGGCGATGAGTGGCGCAAGCTCTCGGCTGACGAGGATACGGTTGTGATGCCGGGGGATACCGTCGAAGCCCGGTTCAACAGTGATCTGCAAAGCGCGGCGATCCAATAG
- a CDS encoding UDP-glucose 4-epimerase, whose translation MSYNGKKVLVTGADGFIGSHLTEALVRNGADVTALALYNSFDSHGWLDDLPDKIRSQLKLVRGDVRDSAFLNRIVRGQAVVFHLAALIAIPYSYAAAQSYVETNILGTVNVLEAARQWETERVVHTSTSEVYGTAQTMPIRETHPLQGQSPYSASKIGADMMAESYARSFDVPVVIMRPFNTYGPRQSERAIVPTIIRQALDPNCPSIMVGDTSPIRDLTFVEDTATAFLTAGMAGLEFGHAYNAGSQRAVTISDVLDLVLELSGSKKPIHRDESRLRPQNSEVRALLADSSLFEGETGWRAQTSLRDGLERTIAWWRARLSEGRVRREMGYMT comes from the coding sequence ATGAGCTACAATGGCAAGAAAGTTCTGGTGACAGGCGCGGATGGATTCATCGGTTCGCATCTCACTGAAGCGCTCGTCCGCAACGGCGCGGATGTCACGGCTCTGGCGCTCTACAATTCTTTCGACAGCCATGGATGGCTGGACGATTTGCCAGACAAGATCCGGAGCCAGTTGAAGCTTGTTCGCGGTGACGTCCGCGACAGCGCGTTCCTGAACCGGATCGTGCGCGGCCAGGCCGTTGTGTTTCACCTGGCCGCGCTCATTGCGATTCCATATTCCTACGCGGCTGCGCAGTCCTACGTGGAAACCAACATCCTGGGCACGGTGAACGTTCTCGAGGCGGCGCGTCAATGGGAGACGGAGCGCGTGGTGCATACCTCCACAAGCGAGGTCTATGGAACGGCCCAGACCATGCCCATCCGCGAAACGCATCCGCTGCAGGGACAGTCGCCGTATTCGGCATCCAAGATCGGCGCCGACATGATGGCGGAGTCCTACGCCAGGTCGTTCGATGTGCCCGTGGTCATCATGCGGCCCTTCAATACCTATGGTCCGCGGCAGAGTGAGCGCGCCATCGTGCCGACCATCATCCGGCAGGCCCTCGACCCGAATTGCCCGTCGATCATGGTCGGCGATACAAGTCCGATCCGCGACCTGACCTTTGTGGAAGACACCGCGACAGCGTTCCTGACTGCGGGCATGGCCGGGCTTGAATTCGGCCACGCGTACAATGCCGGCAGCCAACGCGCCGTGACCATCTCCGACGTATTGGACCTTGTTCTCGAATTGAGCGGTTCCAAAAAACCGATCCATCGCGACGAAAGCCGTTTGCGGCCGCAAAATTCGGAAGTTCGCGCCTTGCTCGCCGATTCCTCGCTCTTTGAAGGCGAGACTGGATGGCGGGCGCAGACCAGCCTGCGCGACGGGCTGGAGCGAACGATCGCATGGTGGCGCGCGCGCCTTAGTGAAGGCCGGGTGCGGCGCGAAATGGGTTATATGACATGA
- a CDS encoding transferase gives MNALDLSVHRRVVSRPVHGLARRSIDLVVAGVAAVLFAPLMLLIAGALLLEGGGSILFAQTRMGAGGRPFRMYKFRKFGVNCGSQGLALTVVGDSRMTTVGRFLAATKFDELPQLWNVLKGEMAIVGPRPESMAFADCFRGGLEAVLQYKPGLLGPSQVLFRHEAHFFPRSADPILFYREVMFPAKARLDLSYYPQRTIVSDIVWMARGALAVVGWAPSQPIDV, from the coding sequence ATGAATGCATTAGATCTTTCCGTGCATCGGCGCGTCGTCTCAAGGCCCGTACACGGCCTGGCGAGACGTTCGATCGATCTCGTGGTCGCCGGCGTCGCGGCCGTCCTATTCGCACCATTGATGCTGCTGATCGCCGGAGCGCTGCTGCTCGAAGGCGGAGGCTCGATCTTGTTCGCACAGACCCGCATGGGCGCTGGTGGCCGACCCTTCCGCATGTACAAATTTCGCAAGTTCGGTGTGAACTGCGGCTCTCAAGGCCTCGCGCTGACCGTCGTGGGCGACAGCCGCATGACGACGGTGGGCCGGTTCCTGGCCGCAACGAAGTTCGACGAACTGCCGCAGCTGTGGAACGTCCTCAAAGGCGAGATGGCGATCGTCGGGCCGCGACCTGAGAGCATGGCTTTCGCCGATTGTTTCCGGGGCGGCCTCGAGGCCGTCCTGCAATACAAACCCGGCCTGCTGGGGCCAAGCCAGGTTCTCTTCCGGCACGAGGCGCATTTCTTCCCCCGATCCGCGGATCCGATCCTGTTTTACCGAGAGGTTATGTTCCCCGCCAAAGCCAGACTCGACCTCTCCTATTATCCGCAGCGCACCATCGTCTCCGACATCGTGTGGATGGCGCGCGGTGCCCTGGCGGTTGTCGGCTGGGCTCCATCACAGCCGATCGACGTATGA
- a CDS encoding spore coat polysaccharide biosynthesis protein SPSC, which yields MLLVSAPILGVPEKVALSKVIDSGWLTMGDRVREFELAFATMHGAQDCVAVGSCTAALHLILHALGIGPGDEVLVPSLTFVATANAVLYVGATPIFVDIESVDVPLMSLAEAEARCTPRTKAVILVHFAGYLANREQWQRFARLRGLHIIEDAAHAPGLREVGTFGTAAAFSFYGNKNMTTAEGGAVIARDPDLLDRVRQARGHGMTTGTHQRLNSRSPQYDVTMLGFNYRMDEMRAAIGLVQLQNLQEWNEIRRILAVLYRRLIAEHCPAVTIPFSEPRTSAYHIMPVLLPRYARRQDVIDELRTQGIQTTIHYPPVHQMTFYRERYPGITLPRTEDFAQRELTIPLHPQITSPVAEAVVSALATALNGGAQTGTAA from the coding sequence ATGCTCTTGGTGAGCGCCCCGATCCTAGGCGTGCCCGAGAAGGTAGCCCTGTCCAAGGTGATTGACAGCGGCTGGCTTACCATGGGGGACAGGGTACGAGAGTTCGAACTGGCCTTTGCCACCATGCATGGCGCGCAGGATTGCGTTGCGGTTGGTTCCTGCACCGCGGCACTCCATCTCATCCTGCACGCACTGGGAATCGGCCCTGGTGACGAAGTGCTGGTTCCGTCACTGACGTTCGTGGCGACCGCGAATGCGGTGCTCTATGTCGGGGCTACCCCGATCTTTGTCGATATCGAGTCGGTCGACGTGCCGTTGATGTCGCTTGCGGAAGCCGAGGCACGGTGCACGCCACGCACCAAGGCGGTCATTCTCGTTCACTTCGCGGGCTATCTCGCCAATCGGGAACAATGGCAGCGGTTCGCCCGGCTTAGAGGACTGCACATCATCGAGGATGCCGCGCATGCGCCCGGCCTCAGGGAAGTGGGGACGTTCGGCACCGCGGCTGCCTTCAGCTTCTATGGCAACAAGAACATGACAACGGCGGAAGGGGGCGCGGTGATCGCCCGCGACCCCGATCTGCTCGACAGGGTTCGCCAGGCCCGTGGGCACGGGATGACCACCGGAACACATCAGCGGCTGAACAGTCGTAGCCCGCAATATGATGTCACGATGCTCGGCTTCAACTATCGCATGGACGAGATGCGAGCGGCGATTGGGCTGGTTCAGCTGCAGAACCTGCAAGAGTGGAACGAAATCAGGCGCATCCTGGCTGTCCTGTACCGGCGCCTCATCGCAGAACATTGCCCGGCCGTGACCATTCCATTCAGCGAACCCCGGACGTCGGCTTACCACATCATGCCGGTCCTCCTGCCGCGCTACGCGAGGCGGCAGGACGTTATCGACGAACTGCGGACGCAGGGGATACAGACCACGATTCATTATCCGCCGGTGCACCAGATGACGTTCTATCGCGAGCGTTATCCCGGCATCACCTTGCCGCGGACAGAGGACTTTGCGCAGCGAGAGCTGACAATTCCACTGCATCCCCAGATCACTTCACCTGTCGCCGAAGCGGTTGTGTCTGCACTCGCAACCGCGCTCAACGGCGGCGCCCAAACAGGAACTGCCGCATGA